The DNA sequence CTGAGCCACTGATAGATTCCAAATTCTCTATGGCATCTTCCAGTTCTGATTCATTGAGTTCAAAATCAGAGCCGTCGTATTCATCAACTATGGTCTCCTCCCATGTCTCCTGGGAAGAATCATCCAAGTCAGAATCAGCTTTCTCATCTTCCAATTCAGAAACAGTTAGTTCACGAGCAGTATGGTTATCCGATGAGTGTTCCATGACGTCTTCCAGTTCTGGACCAACAATCTCAACATCAGAGCCCTCATATTCATCAAGGGTAGTCTCCTCCAATGAGTCCATGGAAGAATCATCCGAGTCGAAATcagctttataatctccttcCAATCCAGAAACAATTAGTGGGAGAGCACTACGGCTATTTGTTGATTGTGTCTGATCCAAATTCGGCTGTGGCGTATCTACCAGCTCACATTTTATCTGCTTTTGAATTTTACCAAATGTAACATTCTGTGAAGAAAACATCTCTACAAACCTGCCATGATAGAAAAACCAATCAACTCGTATAATAGAATACCGGCATTGTAATAAAACTTAGACCACAATGCAAACAATCAAGATTCAAAGGTAAATGCCGATATGCATATGCTTGATAGTACTCTCAACTCTCAATACTCATACTTAAAACGGAGCCCTGTCCTGCATTTTACAACCACACCTATCCACATAGACCGAAAACTTCCGCACCCTTCTAGTCAATCACTACCTTTCTTCATGTTTCATTTTTTAACAAaacgatattctaaactactatATCTACGGCGAAGGGATTCAAACTCGGGTGCAATTCAAAGTCGCATTCTCAAATTAGAATTCCATTcacataaaccctaaaccctacacATACCTAGTTGCATCGATCTCGGACTTGAAATGAACAAAAGCAAAACCCTTGCAAATGGGGTCCTTAGTCTTCTTGTTTCCGGAAACCGCGGGGTTTATACTAATCAAACCCGGAACCAGCTTGAAAGCCGAGCTCAAATCCCTGTGaatgttcttcttcttcggaAGATTGATCACCCGCACTCTAACTCCATCCGGAACCGCACCAACACCTGCAAATACAAATGCagtaaaaattgaattaaaaggtttaaaatttgagtgcaaaattgGACTCAATGGAGAAAAAGGCCAGACTTTTGCTGCTGTTCTTGCTTTGGTCTCCCTTCGAATTCGGCTTTTCGGAGAGCTTGGCGAGATTACTCTCGGCCTGTGCTTTCTTACTCTTCTCAATTTCTTCGAGCAGCTTCTCTTCAATCGAAATGTCGTACTCTTTGCCTTCTCCGAACCCCCGCGGCTTCCTCTCCAGCCACTTCTTCATCTTCCCAAACGGCACAAACGCGTCTTCGTCATCGTCTTCCTCCTCACCATCGAACACGTCATCAGAGCCGTCCAATTCCAACTCCTCCTCGTCATCAGAGTCGTCGTCCGTTACAACGCCGCCTCTCCGTTGCCTTTTCTGGGAGGAGACTCCCGACCCGCTACTTCTCCTGGCTTGGACGGCGAGAAACCCGAGATGGGCGCGGTGGGTTTGCCGAATGGGAGGGAGGAAGAAGCTGGTTTTGAAAATGGCTGGGGGgagtgaggaagaagaagtagatGGGAGGGGAAAGACGGCGAAGCCCAATTGGGATTTGTGTGGCGGGAACGAGATGGCGGCGGCGAGAAGGGatttggaagtgcaagaaggtggAAACCTGCCCGTGCTTATCATCTTTGCCGCTCAGTCGCCTTTTCCtgttcctctttctctctctgctcACTGAGTGACCGAGCAAATGGATAAATTCATCAACCGCGTTGATATTAACCACAATATGTgtgaattaataaaataaattggGAAACAATTCCAACATGGTTTCGTGGTGTAGTTGGTTATCACGTCAGTCTAACACACTGAAGGTCTCCGGTTCGAACCCGGGCGAAGCCATGAATTTTTATaaactcaattttttttggttatCCTCTTTTGAGGTTTTGTTCAGTTGGGCTGGGTTTAGAGCAAATGAATTATTGACTGAGTTTGGTTGCTCTTTCATACCCAACCAATTGAAATTGAAGGCCCATTGACTGTTTAAGTATAATTTagattaattttgaattttgaattttgaatttgaagTGGTTCTTGCTCTATATGTTTATTAGATTcacatctttcttttttttgtccaaGATTAGATTCACATATTTCATTggtca is a window from the Malus domestica chromosome 16, GDT2T_hap1 genome containing:
- the LOC103402977 gene encoding uncharacterized protein yields the protein MISTGRFPPSCTSKSLLAAAISFPPHKSQLGFAVFPLPSTSSSSLPPAIFKTSFFLPPIRQTHRAHLGFLAVQARRSSGSGVSSQKRQRRGGVVTDDDSDDEEELELDGSDDVFDGEEEDDDEDAFVPFGKMKKWLERKPRGFGEGKEYDISIEEKLLEEIEKSKKAQAESNLAKLSEKPNSKGDQSKNSSKSVGAVPDGVRVRVINLPKKKNIHRDLSSAFKLVPGLISINPAVSGNKKTKDPICKGFAFVHFKSEIDATRFVEMFSSQNVTFGKIQKQIKCELVDTPQPNLDQTQSTNSRSALPLIVSGLEGDYKADFDSDDSSMDSLEETTLDEYEGSDVEIVGPELEDVMEHSSDNHTARELTVSELEDEKADSDLDDSSQETWEETIVDEYDGSDFELNESELEDAIENLESISGSDLDGGDRDSMKSRTESESLSADSSSSKQLLVKAKEEKLPRQKPTMKGKDESSPKNKKKKKLNVKQKAVKVPKLTVGGSAKRLKVKEKAVLGDVFAKYGSKEAVLASKVES